Proteins found in one Muntiacus reevesi chromosome 2, mMunRee1.1, whole genome shotgun sequence genomic segment:
- the NHLRC4 gene encoding NHL-repeat-containing protein 4, with product MLGRAGGPAQRGRGRDGHPAPAPGPPSWTSWASPTSASATAQGPCPALHLPGVPACCRRPRLLGRIPAPATATGGPRGLHCSPDGLLFLTAGATPCVHVLDLEGRSVCHLPCHVPGAGAFVPEDVVVTASGLVVVSDLVHGAVRALQHTARAPQGRWVTVGSFSAPRGLAVDAFGRLSVTDYVPGAVHSFTLGPDLAPLAPATLLGLEGPCWVGLVPDGGLAVSEEFGDVQLFGSARQRLGSLGDLTGHPFGCPAGVCTDAAGGVIVADQRRRQVTLFPQVRAPICLVSEGLRRPLGVACGPQGQLLVADAEDGDIKVYQSHLELA from the coding sequence ATGCTTGGCCGGGCTGGAGGACCGGCTCAGAGAGGCCGAGGCCGTGACGGCCACCCAGCGCCTGCTCCCGGGCCTCCTTCTTGGACTTCCTGGGCCTCCCCCACCAGTGCGTCAGCCACGGCCCAGGGACCGTGCCCCGCACTGCACCTTCCCGGAGTCCCTGCCTGCTGCCGGCGGCCTCGACTGCTTGGGCGGATCCCAGCGCCCGCCACGGCTACCGGGGGACCCCGGGGCCTGCACTGCTCCCCAGATGGTCTGCTCTTCCTGACGGCGGGCGCCACACCCTGCGTCCACGTGCTGGACCTCGAGGGACGCTCCGTCTGCCACCTGCCCTGCCatgtgccaggggctggggcctTTGTGCCGGAAGATGTGGTGGTGACAGCCTCTGGGCTCGTGGTGGTCAGCGACCTGGTCCACGGGGCTGTTCGTGCGCTCCAGCACACCGCCCGAGCCCCTCAAGGCCGCTGGGTGACAGTGGGCTCCTTCTCTGCCCCCCGGGGGCTGGCTGTAGATGCCTTCGGCCGCCTCTCAGTGACAGACTACGTGCCCGGGGCTGTGCACAGCTTCACACTGGGCCCTGACTTGGCGCCACTGGCCCCCGCCACCCTGCTGGGCCTGGAAGGCCCCTGCTGGGTGGGCCTGGTGCCCGACGGGGGCCTGGCAGTGAGCGAGGAGTTTGGGGACGTGCAGCTGTTTGGCAGCGCCCGCCAGCGCCTGGGCTCCCTGGGGGACCTGACCGGGCACCCCTTTGGCTGCCCAGCAGGTGTGTGCACCGACGCAGCGGGCGGTGTTATTGTGGCGGACCAGCGACGGCGCCAGGTGACCCTGTTCCCCCAGGTCAGGGCGCCCATCTGCCTGGTTTCCGAGGGGCTGAGGCGACCCCTGGGTGTGGCCTGTGGACCCCAGGGCCAGCTGCTGGTGGCAGACGCAGAGGACGGCGACATCAAAGTGTACCAGTCCCACCTGGAGTTGGCCTGA
- the PIGQ gene encoding phosphatidylinositol N-acetylglucosaminyltransferase subunit Q isoform X2, giving the protein MVLKAFFPTCCASADSGLLVGRWVPEQSSAVVLAVVHFPFIPVQVKELLAQVQQASRVGVAVLGTWCHRRQEPEESLGHFLEGLGTLFSHEPWLQLCRERGSKSWSCKATRRQGPAPLAPACEDQVMLIFYDQRKVLLSQLHPPAALPERQAGDATASAGGLAAVFDTVARSDVLFQSDRFDEGPVRLTHWQSEGMEASILVELAKRAAGPVCLLLACLLSLVSAASACRVFRLWPLSFIWSKLSTCEQLRHRLDQLTLVVSAHRAEGPAQLMRKANALVSVLLDMALGLLLLSWLHRKDRFAQLAEALVPVADSHVGFPDGSPGDTPVFAACGRGAPASAAVVDGCACWAQDEPGAGPGAGPLLSVPHPPLDQLHPPHVPVHRAHPVALGSLGLPGPDGRPVHPVGHHFPSHLPHLLLLRLRRQALLPEDPRPVLAVAPVPREEVERSAPARGLLLLRPGPAVHRDLALHHPDFSAAHHGPVLPGVHPAPAPGGHRAGLGPSARGPHQLAAAVLARPPAVPALQARGRCEVPGPGARGWPAPAPPDADKPPALQPRGAHLPPPQLWLPSQALLGLPVPQAVLRGAHLPLEAERGQAGLRARPPARLVPPLASCQGGTHLLLPLVVRASAGPACRISAQL; this is encoded by the exons ATGGTTCTCAAGGCCTTCTTCCCCACGTGCTGCGCCTCGGCGGACAGCGGCCTCCTGGTGGGACGGTGGGTCCCGGAGCAGAGCAGTGCCGTGGTCCTGGCTGTGGTGCACTTTCCCTTCATCCCCGTCCAGGTCAAGGAGCTCCTGGCCCAGGTGCAGCAGGCCAGCAGGGTGGGCGTGGCCGTGCTGGGCACCTGGTGCCACCGCCGGCAGGAGCCAGAGGAGAGCCTAGGCCACTTCCTGGAGGGCCTGGGCACCCTCTTCTCCCACGAACCCTGGCTGCAGCTGTGTCGGGAGAGGGGCAGCAAGTCCTGGAGCTGCAAGGCCACCCGCCGGCAGGGGCCCGCCCCCCTTGCCCCTGCCTGCGAGGACCAGGTCATGCTCATCTTCTACGACCAGCGCAAGGTGCTGCTGTCGCAGCTGCACCCGCCCGCAGCCCTGCCCGAGCGTCAGGCTGGGGACGCCACGGCCAGCGCGGGCGGCCTGGCTGCCGTCTTTGACACAGTGGCACGGAGTGACGTGCTCTTCCAAAGTGACCGGTTCGATGAGGGCCCCGTGCGGCTGACGCACTGGCAGTCGGAGGGCATGGAGGCCAGCATCCTCGTGGAGCTGGCCAAGCGCGCGGCGGGGCCCGTCTGCCTGCTGCTAGCCTGTCTGCTGTCACTGGTCTCCGCTGCCAGCGCCTGTCG GGTGTTCCGGCTGTGGCCGCTGTCCTTCATCTGGAGCAAGCTGTCCACCTGCGAGCAGCTCAGGCACCGGCTGGACCAGCTTACGCTTGTCGTTAGCGCCCACAGGGCTGAGGGCCCCGCCCAGCTGATGAG GAAGGCCAACGCGCTGGTCTCCGTGCTGCTCGACATGGCCCTGGGCCTCCTGCTGCTGTCCTGGCTGCACAGGAAGGACCGCTTCGCGCAGCTGGCCGAGGCGCTCGTCCCCGTGGCTGAC TCTCATGTAGGGTTCCCAGACGGGTCACCGGGTGACACCCCAGTCTTTGCAGCGTGTGGCCGAGGAGCTCCAGCATCTGCTGCAGTGGTTGATGGGTGCGCCTGCTGGGCTCAAGATGAACCGGGCGCTGGACCAGGTGCTGGGCCGCTTCTTTCTGTACCACATCCACCTCTGGATCA GCTACATCCACCTCATGTCCCCGTTCATCGAGCACATCCTGTGGCACTTGGGTCTCTCGGCCTGCCTGGGCCTGACGGTCGCCCTGTCCATCCTGTCGGACATCATTTCCCTTCTCACCTTCCACATCTACTGCTTCTACGTCTACGGCGCCAG GCTCTACTGCCTGAAGATCCACGGCCTGTCCTCGCTGTGGCGCCTGTTCCGAGGGAAGAAGTGGAACGTTCTGCGCCAGCGCGTGGACTCCTGCTCCTACGACCTGGACCAG CTGTTCATCGGGACCTTGCTCTTCACCATCCTGATTTTTCTGCTGCCCACCACGGCCCTGTACTACCTGGTGTTCACCCTG CTCCGGCTCCTGGTGGTCACCGTGCAGGGCTTGGTCCATCTGCTCGTGGACCTCATCAACTCGCTGCCGCTGTACTCGCTCGGCCTCCGGCTGTGCCGGCCCTACAGGCTCGCGG CCGGTGTGAAGTTCCGGGTCCTGGAGCACGAGGCTGGCCGGCCCCTGCGCCTCCTGATGCAG ATAAACCCCCTGCCCTTCAGCCACGTGGTGCGCACCTACCGCCTCCCCAGCTGTGGCTGCCATCCCAAGCACTCCTGGGGCTCCCTGTGCCGCAAGCTGTTCTTCGGGGAGCTCATCTacccctggaggcagagaggggacAAGCAGGACTGAGGGCCCGGCCCCCGGCCCGCCTCGTACCGCCACTTGCCAGTTGTCAGGGCGGCACACACCTCTTGCTGCCCCTGGTTGTCAGGGCCTCTGCGGGCCCCGCCTGTCGCATCTCCGCCCAACTCTAG
- the PRR35 gene encoding proline-rich protein 35 codes for MSREASSCRLGPGVRARARKPKKPHYIPRPWGKPYNYKCFQCPFTCLEKSHLYNHMKYSLCKDSLSLLLDSPDWTCRRAPATPRPPAATPGRPADPSAPADPGARPRGARLLDAPATPDLDLTAADILSLRRRVRGPRLGAKGSSPGTPPPEAGDMQKGEGLGGLLAEAWKPGSGGGRRSTAVVGAGASGPETSVPCYPPPSSGELPEAQSLHLSLLGVNYPLGPSLFSYLGPPLAATAHVPFLASASPLLPPAAAFPAPQPPERPTLIPRLYYPLLLEHSLGLPAGKTALVKPPMPPRGPPGALVPGLLKVPVPGLGGPWPRSVLRDPGQEEQLGRAAQSDPKRKLALGAQPEPLKGPCSRASVSAQSSLRTGPSAMLWPENKELSDLETAGPAASLPPQPLGLALGGPGHMGEDLTRALGDCARAEQHLGQLAPAGGLAPRPLREQLGKIRRELLTIHQALAQAMRPPDGPLDLSVKRAPTKAHEVPAGPWAQPELGPTLARGTPEPRGLLAAPPLTSHTTKCEADSSVPPLALPLQAPEDPVIPGSWGAHTGAGGSWPPEAVPGLQSPPGAEV; via the exons ATGTCCCGAGAGGCCAGCTCCTGCCGCCTGGGCCCCGGAGTGCGCGCCCGCGCGAGGAAGCCCAAGAAGCCGCACTACATCCCGCGGCCCTGGGGCAAGCCCTACAACTACAAGTGCTTCCAGTGCCCCTTCacctgcctggagaagtcccaccTCTACAACCACATGAAGTACAGCCTCTGCAAGGACTCACTGTCCCTCCTGCTGGACTCCCCTGACTGGACCTGCCGCCGCGCCCCGGCCACACCCCGGCCTCCCGCGGCCACCCCGGGCCGCCCCGCGGACCCCTCGGCCCCAGCTGACCCCGGCGCCCGACCCCGAGGGGCACGGCTCCTAGACGCCCCCGCCACGCCCGACCTGGACCTCACAGCTGCTGACATCCTCTCCCTGCGCCGCCGGGTCAGGGGCCCCCGGCTGGGGGCCAAGGGCTCCTCCCCAGGGACACCACCCCCTGAGGCTGGGGACATGCAGAAGGGTGAGGGCTTGGGGGGCCTCCTAGCTGAGGCATGGAAGCCGGGGTCGGGAGGGGGCCGGAGAAGTACAGCCGTGGTGGGTGCAGGTGCCTCGGGCCCCGAGACCAGCGTCCCCTGCTACCCCCCGCCCAGCTCTGGGGAGCTCCCCGAGGCCCAGAGCCTCCACCTGTCCCTGCTGGGCGTCAACTACCCTCTCGGTCCGAGCCTTTTTTCCTACCTGGGGCCTCCCCTGGCCGCCACTGCACACGTGCCCTTCCTGGCCTCGGCCAGCCCCCTATTGCCCCCGGCCGCTGCCTTCCCTGCCCCACAGCCCCCCGAACGCCCCACCCTGATCCCCCGCCTGTACTACCCCCTGCTACTGGAGCACAGCCTGGGGCTGCCGGCCGGCAAGACCGCCCTCGTCAAGCCCCCCATGCCCCCGAGAGGGCCCCCGGGGGCCCTCGTCCCTGGGCTGCTGAAGGTACCAGTGCCGGGACTGGGTGGGCCCTGGCCCCGCAGCGTTCTCAGGGACCCCGGGCAGGAAGAGCAGCTGGGGCGGGCTGCCCAGAGCGACCCCAAGAGAAAGCTGGCCCTGGGGGCCCAGCCAGAACCCCTGAAGGGCCCCTGCAGCCGAGCGAGCGTCAGCGCCCAGAGCAG CCTGCGGACCGGCCCCTCTGCGATGCTCTGGCCCGAGAACAAGGAACTGAGCGACCTCGAGACAGCTGGCCCCGCGGCCTCCCTGCCCCCGCAGCCACTGGGCCTGGCGCTGGGGGGCCCTGGGCACATGGGTGAGGACCTGACGCGGGCCTTGGGTGACTGTGCCAGGGCGGAGCAGCACCTGGGCCAGCTGGCGCCTGCCGGGGGCCTGGCCCCACGGCCCCTGCGGGAGCAGCTGGGGAAGATCCGCCGCGAGCTGCTCACCATCCACCAGGCTCTGGCGCAGGCTATGAGGCCACCCGACGGGCCCCTTGACCTCTCTGTGAAACGGGCACCCACCAAGGCGCACGAGGTGCCCGCGGGGCCGTGGGCGCAGCCGGAGCTGGGCCCCACACTGGCCCGGGGGACCCCAGAGCCCCGCGGCCTGCTGGCAGCCCCGCCTCTGACCAGCCACACCACCAAGTGTGAGGCTGATTCGAGTGTCCCCCCGCTGGCCCTTCCCCTGCAGGCGCCCGAGGACCCTGTCATTCCCGGCAGCTGGGGTGCCCACACTGGGGCTGGGGGCTCCTGGCCCCCCGAGGCTGTCCCGGGCCTGCAGAGCCCGCCGGGTGCCGAGGTCTGA
- the PIGQ gene encoding phosphatidylinositol N-acetylglucosaminyltransferase subunit Q isoform X1, producing MVLKAFFPTCCASADSGLLVGRWVPEQSSAVVLAVVHFPFIPVQVKELLAQVQQASRVGVAVLGTWCHRRQEPEESLGHFLEGLGTLFSHEPWLQLCRERGSKSWSCKATRRQGPAPLAPACEDQVMLIFYDQRKVLLSQLHPPAALPERQAGDATASAGGLAAVFDTVARSDVLFQSDRFDEGPVRLTHWQSEGMEASILVELAKRAAGPVCLLLACLLSLVSAASACRVFRLWPLSFIWSKLSTCEQLRHRLDQLTLVVSAHRAEGPAQLMRKANALVSVLLDMALGLLLLSWLHRKDRFAQLAEALVPVADRVAEELQHLLQWLMGAPAGLKMNRALDQVLGRFFLYHIHLWISYIHLMSPFIEHILWHLGLSACLGLTVALSILSDIISLLTFHIYCFYVYGARLYCLKIHGLSSLWRLFRGKKWNVLRQRVDSCSYDLDQLFIGTLLFTILIFLLPTTALYYLVFTLLRLLVVTVQGLVHLLVDLINSLPLYSLGLRLCRPYRLAAGVKFRVLEHEAGRPLRLLMQINPLPFSHVVRTYRLPSCGCHPKHSWGSLCRKLFFGELIYPWRQRGDKQD from the exons ATGGTTCTCAAGGCCTTCTTCCCCACGTGCTGCGCCTCGGCGGACAGCGGCCTCCTGGTGGGACGGTGGGTCCCGGAGCAGAGCAGTGCCGTGGTCCTGGCTGTGGTGCACTTTCCCTTCATCCCCGTCCAGGTCAAGGAGCTCCTGGCCCAGGTGCAGCAGGCCAGCAGGGTGGGCGTGGCCGTGCTGGGCACCTGGTGCCACCGCCGGCAGGAGCCAGAGGAGAGCCTAGGCCACTTCCTGGAGGGCCTGGGCACCCTCTTCTCCCACGAACCCTGGCTGCAGCTGTGTCGGGAGAGGGGCAGCAAGTCCTGGAGCTGCAAGGCCACCCGCCGGCAGGGGCCCGCCCCCCTTGCCCCTGCCTGCGAGGACCAGGTCATGCTCATCTTCTACGACCAGCGCAAGGTGCTGCTGTCGCAGCTGCACCCGCCCGCAGCCCTGCCCGAGCGTCAGGCTGGGGACGCCACGGCCAGCGCGGGCGGCCTGGCTGCCGTCTTTGACACAGTGGCACGGAGTGACGTGCTCTTCCAAAGTGACCGGTTCGATGAGGGCCCCGTGCGGCTGACGCACTGGCAGTCGGAGGGCATGGAGGCCAGCATCCTCGTGGAGCTGGCCAAGCGCGCGGCGGGGCCCGTCTGCCTGCTGCTAGCCTGTCTGCTGTCACTGGTCTCCGCTGCCAGCGCCTGTCG GGTGTTCCGGCTGTGGCCGCTGTCCTTCATCTGGAGCAAGCTGTCCACCTGCGAGCAGCTCAGGCACCGGCTGGACCAGCTTACGCTTGTCGTTAGCGCCCACAGGGCTGAGGGCCCCGCCCAGCTGATGAG GAAGGCCAACGCGCTGGTCTCCGTGCTGCTCGACATGGCCCTGGGCCTCCTGCTGCTGTCCTGGCTGCACAGGAAGGACCGCTTCGCGCAGCTGGCCGAGGCGCTCGTCCCCGTGGCTGAC CGTGTGGCCGAGGAGCTCCAGCATCTGCTGCAGTGGTTGATGGGTGCGCCTGCTGGGCTCAAGATGAACCGGGCGCTGGACCAGGTGCTGGGCCGCTTCTTTCTGTACCACATCCACCTCTGGATCA GCTACATCCACCTCATGTCCCCGTTCATCGAGCACATCCTGTGGCACTTGGGTCTCTCGGCCTGCCTGGGCCTGACGGTCGCCCTGTCCATCCTGTCGGACATCATTTCCCTTCTCACCTTCCACATCTACTGCTTCTACGTCTACGGCGCCAG GCTCTACTGCCTGAAGATCCACGGCCTGTCCTCGCTGTGGCGCCTGTTCCGAGGGAAGAAGTGGAACGTTCTGCGCCAGCGCGTGGACTCCTGCTCCTACGACCTGGACCAG CTGTTCATCGGGACCTTGCTCTTCACCATCCTGATTTTTCTGCTGCCCACCACGGCCCTGTACTACCTGGTGTTCACCCTG CTCCGGCTCCTGGTGGTCACCGTGCAGGGCTTGGTCCATCTGCTCGTGGACCTCATCAACTCGCTGCCGCTGTACTCGCTCGGCCTCCGGCTGTGCCGGCCCTACAGGCTCGCGG CCGGTGTGAAGTTCCGGGTCCTGGAGCACGAGGCTGGCCGGCCCCTGCGCCTCCTGATGCAG ATAAACCCCCTGCCCTTCAGCCACGTGGTGCGCACCTACCGCCTCCCCAGCTGTGGCTGCCATCCCAAGCACTCCTGGGGCTCCCTGTGCCGCAAGCTGTTCTTCGGGGAGCTCATCTacccctggaggcagagaggggacAAGCAGGACTGA